The Acanthopagrus latus isolate v.2019 chromosome 6, fAcaLat1.1, whole genome shotgun sequence genome includes a region encoding these proteins:
- the LOC119020688 gene encoding claudin-16-like, with translation MSRGQTEVPGLLIALTSLLLLMAAAGKDCWRQGAKDQLTSVALSSRCRGLWGECVHDSMVGLRTCDVSVSYMENLPADLLAMRVAVVGMCVVSVLSILVMIPGLRCTTLIPSLLAQGRLLQISGALCLCGGVCGATGLLWYGVDTYARYKQEVTLGMPGITFEFGLSYWLMVGSVLCSLTSAALAVRSASDIGDAIGVRRTLTRSRPEHTNPAMSLQPTSDYKTYI, from the exons ATGAGCAGAGGACAGACTGAGGTCCCGGGGCTGCTGATAGCACTGAcaagtctgctgctgctcatggctgctgctggaaaGGACTGTTGGAGG CAAGGAGCTAAAGATCAGCTGACCTCAGTAGCCCTGAGCTCCCGCTGTCGAGGCCTGTGGGGGGAGTGTGTTCACGACAGCATGGTGGGCCTGAGGACGTGTGATGTGTCAGTGTCGTACATGGAGAATCTGCCAG CTGATTTGTTGGCTATGAGAGTAGCAGTGGTGGGGATGTGCGTTGTGTCTGTGCTGTCTATCCTGGTCATGATACCCGGCCTGAGGTGCACAACGCTGATCCCCAGTTTGCTGGCTCAGGGCAGGCTGCTACAGATCTCTGGCGccctctgtctgtgtggag gtGTGTGTGGTGCAACTGGCCTGCTGTGGTATGGGGTGGACACTTACGCCAGATACAAACAGGAA GTGACTCTGGGGATGCCGGGAATAACGTTTGAGTTTGGGCTCTCCTACTGGCTGATGGTGGGGAGTGTGTTGTGCTCGCTCACCTCAGCTGCACTGGCGGTCAGGAGTGCGTCTGACATCGGTGATGCCATCGGGGTGCGACGGACACTCACTCGTAGTCGGCCAGAGCACACCAACCCCGCCATGTCACTGCAGCCCACCTCAGACTACAAGACTTACATTTAA